A genomic segment from Lates calcarifer isolate ASB-BC8 linkage group LG13, TLL_Latcal_v3, whole genome shotgun sequence encodes:
- the ncaph gene encoding condensin complex subunit 2, translated as MSAASTPISRVRPGWTSSSLKNKGLSPAACSTPLLAAFPGNDDEQERRQRRRSRVIDLQTATDSSFNDSASHSATGTPAAVPKLSNAQISEHYSTCIKLSTENKITTKNAFGLHLIDYMADILKQKDSELTNFKVAAGTLDASTKIYAVRVDAVHADAYRVLGGLGAETKPGEDHGLKQEERDDEGVAGGEVTSKQPKKKRPPKRTVEQNLNNINSAESERKCEVDPMFQRMASSFDESSTAGVFLSVLFSENSRCELLFPSYMTLLQSRPSYSPPPPQGVPASPFMAGLQRSQEKSSICPSLQDFSFTSWNPEQTMNQLLEKMKQGEHVFDVNAEPEPEPEEDDCPDFDADYEEGQGDCEEGSKEHKEGCEASGSGRGRDVIPIGEGDIATMCLHLSSQPREYSYFSPRTMATWAGPGYWQFKPKHKLDHLPDKETRKRKPKKTFEIDFNDDVNFDTYFRTTRAATTNNKSALSASNKKTTLPADFQFPPETLSQLSLKPSSSLSPEGQKRLSGELGEGIGDYDYNNANDTANFCPGLQGGDSDDDGEGFVGSDDTEPSGDSIPPPSQDLEGISTYGEEDLVPEPHRVNKIEINYAKTAKKMDMKRLKNSMWTLLTESPEKPTEVVETVEKPEVCGEKVFSQTTKTLLQRLPNTMAQNLSVPLAFVALLHLANEKNLELVKVDDMSDIIIRQGH; from the exons ATGAGTGCAGCCTCCACACCCATCTCCCGGGTACGTCCAGGATGGACGTCTTCCTCCTTGAAGAACAAGGGTCTGTCCCCTGCAGCCTGCAGCACCCCGCTACTTGCAGCTTTCCCAGGCAATGATGATGAGCAGGAACGTCGTCAGCGCAGAAGGTCAAGAGTCATTGACCTTCAAACTGCCACTGACTCCTCCTTCAATGACTCTGCATCTCATAG CGCCACAGGGACTCCCGCTGCTGTGCCCAAGTTGTCAAATGCACAGATCTCAGAGCATTACTCCACCTGCATAAAACTCTCCACTGAGAAT AAAATCACCACCAAAAATGCCTTTGGTCTGCATCTGATTGATTACATGGCTGATATTCTCAAACAGAAGGATTCTGAGCTCACAAACTTCAAG GTTGCAGCTGGCACTTTGGATGCCAGTACAAAAATCTATGCTGTCAGGGTGGATGCTGTTCACGCTGATGCCTACAGAGTGCTGGGTGGCCTGGGTGCTGAGACCAAACCAGGAGAGG ACCATGGTCTgaagcaggaggaaagagatgaTGAGGGGGTCGCAGGAGGTGAAGTGACTTCAAAGCAGCCAAAGAAAAAGAGGCCTCCTAAGAGGACAGTGGAGCAGAACCTGAACAACATCAATAGTGCTGAGTCTGAGAGAAAGTGTGAG GTGGACCCCATGTTTCAGAGGATGGCCTCATCCTTCGATGAGAGCAGCACAGCTGGTGTATTCTTATCAGTTCTCTTCAGTGAGAATAGTCGCTGCGAGCTGCTCTTTCCTTCTTACATGACTCTCCTACAGTCCAGACCCTCCtattctcctccacctccacagggaGTCCCCGCATCTCCATTCATGG CCGGACTACAGCGTTCCCAGGAGAAAAGCTCCATCTGCCCCTCACTGCAGGACTTCTCCTTCACCAGCTGGAACCCTGAGCAG ACCATGAATCAGCTCCTGGAGAAGATGAAACAGGGCGAACACGTGTTTGACGTGAATgctgagccagaacctgaacctgaagaAGATGATTGCCCTGATTTTGATGCAGACTATGAGGAGGGTCAAGGCGACTGCGAGGAGGGATCTAAGGAGCACAAGGAGGGTTGTGAGGCCTCAGGCTCTGGCAGGGGAAG GGATGTAATTCCCATCGGAGAGGGAGACATCGCCACTATGTGTCTGCACCTGTCCTCTCAGCCCAGGGAGTATTCATACTTCAGTCCCAGGACCATGGCCACATGGGCTGGCCCAGGCTATTGGCAGTTTAAACCAAAGCACAAGT TGGACCATTTGCCTGACAAGGAGACACGTAAAAGGAAGCCCAAGAAGACCTTTGAAATAGATTTCAACGATGATGTCAACTTCGACACCTACTTCCGCACCACAAGG GCTGCCACCACTAACAACAAGTCTGCCCTCAGTGCCAGCAATAAGAAAACAACTCTACCAGCAGACTTCCAGTTTCCCCCAGAGACACTCTCCCAGCTCAGCCTCAAACCCTCCAGCTCG TTGAGTCCAGAAGGCCAGAAGAGGCTTTCTGGAGAGCTTGGAGAAGGCATTGGAGACTATGACTACAACAACGCCAATGACACGGCCAACTTCTGTCCTGGTCTTCAG GGTGGTGATAGTGATGATGACGGTGAAGGGTTTGTCGGTTCGGATGATACTGAGCCTTCAGGTGACAGTATACCTCCACCCTCTCAAGATCTAGAGGGCATCTCCACCTATGGGGAGGAGGATCTGGTACCTGAACCACACAGG GTCAACAAGATTGAGATCAACTATGCTAAGACTGCAAAGAAAATGGACATGAAGAGACTCAAGAACAGCATGTGGACTCTCCTCACAGAAAGCCCAGAAAAACCCACAGAG GTGGTGGAGACTGTGGAGAAACCAGAGGTGTGTGGGGAGAAAGTCTTCAGTCAGACCACAAAGACGCTGCTTCAAAG ATTGCCAAACACAATGGCCCAGAACCTGTCAGTGCCTCTGGCATTTGTCGCTCTGCTTCATCTTGCCAATGAAAAG aATTTGGAGTTGGTGAAGGTTGATGACATGTCAGATATCATCATCAGACAAGGCCACTGA
- the vamp8 gene encoding vesicle-associated membrane protein 8, whose amino-acid sequence MDIDPERGEVAPAPEPQDRVQTLKDQVDGVKHIMTQNVDRILARGERLDDLMGKSEDLQAGAQHFKQTSQKVARSYWWKNVKLVVVIVVVVLIIVLIIILLATGVIPVSAPVPPIVGPTTGPHKP is encoded by the exons ATGGACATTGATCCG GAGCGGGGAGAAGTGGCACCAGCACCAGAGCCCCAGGACAGGGTGCAGACCTTGAAGGATCAGGTAGATGGAGTGAAACACATCATGACACAGAATGTGGACCGGATCCTGGCCCGGGGAGAGAGGTTGGACGACCTCATGGGCAAGTCAGAGGACCTTCAGGCAGGG GCTCAACACTTCAAGCAGACGTCTCAGAAAGTGGCTCGCTCTTACTGGTGGAAGAACGTCAAGCTGGTCGTGGTCATTGTGGTGGTCGTCCTCATCATtgtcctcatcatcatcctgctGGCCACCGGGGTCATCCCTGTCAGTGCTCCCGTGCCTCCTATAGTCGGTCCCACCACCGGCCCTCacaaaccctaa